CAGTTTACTCACGTTGCTTCCCATGAAGCTACAGTAGTGATTAAAAATGCTCTCTTTTTTCCTGTGAATAAAATTGACTATCGCGTGATTCCCTGGGCGACTTTTACCGATCCAGAGATAGCGCGAGTGGGTTTGACTGAAACTGAGGCGCGTCAACGCTATGGTCAAGATATCTACGTGCTTAAACACGCTTTCACTGATGTCGATCGCGCCCAAACCGAAGGCGCTACTTTAGGCTTTTGCAAGATTATCACTCGCAGTAACGGCAAGATTCTCGGTGCTCAACTGGTGGGGACATCTGCAGGAGAGTTAATTTCTGAAATAGTTCTGGCTATGTCTAAGGGTTTAAAAGTTGCGGATCTTACTGGTATTCATATCTACCCCACTCTAGGCGAGGTTAATAGTAAAGCGGCACTTAGTTTCACTAAACAAAAATACGCGCGTAATCTGCGTTTACAGGGCTATTTAAGGCAGTTTTTTAACTGGCGCAGAAGATTAGGCTAGTAGTAGTATTTTATTTTACTGTTTTTGAGCTATTTGTCCCCAAATGTCTTTTTAAGATTATCAATTTAACTCTCCATCAAAAACTGCACACTATAACCATGATTCTAAGGGAAAAGGTTGTGCTTGATAAATTCTGCTAAAATCGCTATCGGCAGAAACAACGATGAGATGGTGCTGAATTGCTGTTGCTGCAATCCAGAGATCGTGATCATCAAACCCCAAATCCCCAAGGCTTGTACTTCGCCGCTTACTTTTATCTTTGGGAGCAAAATGATTAAACACTGCGACTTTAAGTTGACTGTAGAGAATGGCTGTTTCTTCATCAATAAAGTATAGGTCAACATTCATTAAGAAAGCTTGAACAGC
The genomic region above belongs to Gloeocapsa sp. PCC 73106 and contains:
- a CDS encoding type II toxin-antitoxin system VapC family toxin translates to MYLIDTNHCSYIINNNPKAIAALQSRSSNEIGISIITYAELLYMTEKSEQKVKNLLAVQAFLMNVDLYFIDEETAILYSQLKVAVFNHFAPKDKSKRRSTSLGDLGFDDHDLWIAATAIQHHLIVVSADSDFSRIYQAQPFPLESWL